Proteins from one Setaria italica strain Yugu1 chromosome V, Setaria_italica_v2.0, whole genome shotgun sequence genomic window:
- the LOC101754226 gene encoding uncharacterized protein KIAA1211, whose amino-acid sequence MNAHKGAEKGAAGEVRRINVVYFLSRGGRTDHPHLFRVNHLNRAGVRLRDVKRWLSELRGKDMPDNYSWSYKRKYKAGYVWQDLKDDDLITPISDNEYVLKGCDVRGTPPPCVQAPRRTPSQAEKKREEEEETPRNQDHPVEVVLTPDSGESSPKPPPPADQDSPGGCESARRGTAPFKVEEPQGLREQRQHQQQEVVSKIEVSRSQELRELKQQEEEEAATEKAVARAAPREEQQQPQGAGGVRSHALGYQPARRMRVARALHNMLTCGAADADDAALRPVARRQRRSAAEAAAGGGDDWPHTPTCPGMDGCGLRVSRKARSRRGGKDKQGKRDGRERDAHKPAPLPRCSQCGKEFKPQELHAHMQSCRGFKERMRSSTSSRPSVDRRRNSTAGGHRGKPDDHCSSERPSSASAVFLLTES is encoded by the exons ATGAACGCGCACAAGGGGGCAGAAAAGGGAGCCgccggcgaggtgaggcggaTCAACGTGGTGTACTTCCTGAGCCGCGGTGGCAGGACGGACCACCCGCACCTCTTCCGCGTCAACCACCTCAACCGCGCCGGCGTCCGCCTCCGCG ATGTTAAGAGGTGGCTCTCGGAGCTCCGCGGCAAGGACATGCCGGACAATTACTCGTGGTCTTACAAAAG GAAGTACAAGGCCGGGTACGTGTGGCAGGACCTGAAGGACGACGACCTCATCACGCCCATCTCCGACAACGAGTACGTGCTCAAGGGCTGCGACGTCCGTGGAACACCTCCTCCCTGCGTCCAAGCGCCAAGAAGGACTCCTTCGCAAG CCGAGAagaaacgggaggaggaggaagagacgcCGCGCAATCAGGATCACCCCGTGGAAGTTGTTCTGACGCCAGACTCCGGCGAGAGCtccccgaagccgccgccgccggccgaccaGGACTCGCCGGGAGGCTGCGAGTCGGCGCGCCGTGGTACGGCGCCGTTCAAGGTCGAGGAGCCGCAGGGTCTCCGCGAGCAAAGGCAACATCAGCAGCAGGAAGTGGTGAGCAAGATCGAGGTGTCACGGTCACAGGAGCTCCGGGAGCtgaagcagcaggaggaggaggaagcggcgaCCGAAAaggcggtggcgcgggcggcgccgcgtgaggagcagcagcagccgcagggAGCGGGCGGCGTTAGGAGCCACGCGCTGGGGTATCAGCCAGCGAGGAGGATGCGCGTGGCGCGCGCTCTGCACAACATGCTGACGTGCGGcgcggccgacgccgacgacgccgcgctCCGCCCCGttgcgcggcggcagcggcgcagcgCTGCGGaagccgctgccggcggcggtgacgacTGGCCGCACACACCGACGTGCCCCGGCATGGACGGCTGCGGCCTCCG CGTGAGCCGGAAGGCGAGGTCGCGGCGGGGCGGGAAAGACAAGCAGGGCAAGCGCGACGGGCGCGAGCGCGACGCGCACAAGCCGGCCCCCCTGCCGCGTTGCTC GCAATGCGGGAAGGAGTTCAAGCCGCAGGAGCTGCACGCGCACATGCAGTCGTGCCGGGGGTTCAAGGAGCGGATGCGGAGCAGCACCAGCTCCCGGCCCAGCGTGGACAGGAGGCGCaactccaccgccggcggccacaGGGGCAAGCCCGACGACCACTGCTCCTCGGAGCGgccgtcctccgcctccgccgtgtTCCTGCTCACGGAATCCTGA
- the LOC101754619 gene encoding protein STICHEL yields MATMVEGCVGPSELHLKKELIALRKARFLRDPETCSSWRSPLSSKSFLTTSGVTHHIEIGSSLSQQHTEPAAAPPKSEKKRKNVYLYNWRHHSNKSSESGIKLDVDDKQASADCSLESPCISNGVDSRSDTCLEVPVSIYSVQGSNSCTPVKRTVRRVRRSSFSKKGAMRNSTVSKLLDLHVNSGEQSEDTENYNSENHEQLQKAGYFSRSTSPLFAASGCFSSSNPSKLLRVPRREGSSFSCTPVSTSSYYRYKGRNPSTVGSWDGTTAASLDDDGLNQPELLTSRCGIPCYWSKRSKQKGSERSCSPSLSDTLRRKGSSLLCGSQTMHRRKKSSGSNKYGYLNKSSQGVPLLGDSSHFAYSSFDSASDEVSTIFGELDLEALSRLDGRRWSSCKSQDGIALSVSGADHVVPDHRSLSQKYRPRSFLEIVGQNFVVQSLSNAITRERIAPAYLFHGPRGTGKTSAARIFSAALSCTATGEAKPCGICTECNDFFTGNGINLIEVDATNRKGINRVRHLIENIPASATSSRYKVFVVDECHMVSSKVWSAFMKFLDEPLPRVVFIFITIDPENLPRSVISRCQKYMFAKIKDIDIVCRLRKIAMKENLDVELAALDLIALNSDGSLRDAETMLDQLCLLGKKITPSLVNDLVGVVSEEKLLDLLEIAMSSDTAETVKRSRELMDSGVDPMALMSQLAGLIMDIIAGTYRLADPTCGGDGIGGRNITDAELERLQQALRILSDAEKQIRLSSERSTWFTAALLQLGSGHNSEITQSRSSSKQSAKATSETMMEAVRESSASRTTSHPLFAFRDSKKALDLKTTSGHSSPQGPSLSSRMKPNDNFIYGECRSVDRALLDSAQTSIPSEQRNTNSGISDNLTRIWMKCIENCHSKTLRQLLYDHGKLASVKECEGTIITFVAFEDNDIKFRAQRFVSSIRNSMETVLKCNVEVRICLMQEFLAGGLQHQVYPDETGESDVLSCSTNSERLKGVLNLSGAGGGLQSSNVPMIISEGNSGIHRTRGQEVAVEQLKTAALDEQRLESAWLQTAEKHTPGTLNQARPERNQVLPQTVGQHHGRSSMTTIVPSRHADKDLTNELKALKISDSHGSQKYQNVQTENGYAISPSLLHRNNHLANCDNESVVSESGAPGCHGLFPCWKTEKTKRRKGKGQTRLSSS; encoded by the exons ATGGCAACTATGGTTGAAGGGTGTGTTGGTCCAAGTGAGCTTCACCTGAAGAAGGAACTTATTGCCTTGAGAAAGGCACGTTTCTTGCGTGATCCTGAAACATGCTCATCCTGGAGGTCACCATTAAGTTCTAAATCATTCTTAACAACTTCTGGAGTTACGCATCACATTGAGATTGGCAGTAGTTTGTCACAACAGCACACGGAGCCAGCTGCTGCACCTCCCaaaagtgaaaagaaaaggaaaaatgttTATCTATACAACTGGAGGCATCATTCTAACAAATCCAGCGAAAGTGGGATAAAGTTAGATGTGGATGATAAGCAAGCTTCCGCAGACTGTAGCCTGGAAAGCCCATGCATTTCTAATGGTGTGGACTCAAGGAGTGACACATGTCTGGAAGTTCCTGTCAGCATATACAGTGTTCAAGGCTCGAATTCGTGCACTCCTGTTAAAAGAACTGTTAGAAGGGTGAGAAGGAGTTCATTTTCAAAGAAAGGAGCTATGAGAAATTCAACCGTTTCAAAGTTGCTAGATCTCCATGTGAACTCaggtgagcagtctgaggatACTGAGAATTACAACTCTGAGAATCACGAGCAGCTTCAGAAGGCAGGCTATTTTTCTCGCTCTACATCACCACTATTTGCTGCATCGGGATGTTTTAGCTCATCGAATCCCTCAAAGCTGTTGAGAGtgccaagaagagaaggatcTTCCTTTTCTTGCACTCCGGTCTCGACTAGCTCCTATTACAGGTACAAAGGGAGGAATCCTAGTACTGTAGGTTCATGGGATGGAACAACTGCTGCTTCGCTTGATGACGATGGGCTGAACCAACCAGAACTGTTGACAAGTAGATGTGGCATTCCATGCTATTGGTCAAAGAGGAGTAAACAAAAGGGATCTGAAAGGAGTTGTTCTCCTTCACTTTCtgatacccttagaagaaaagGGAGCAGCCTTTTATGCGGTAGTCAGACAATGCATCGAAGGAAGAAATCATCAGGCTCCAATAAATATGGATATCTTAATAAATCTTCCCAAGGTGTGCCACTGTTGGGTGATAGTAGTCACTTTGCTTATTCATCATTTGATTCAGCAAGTGATGAAGTTTCAACCATCTTTGGAGAATTAGATCTGGAAGCTTTGAGCCGTTTGGATGGCAGAAGGTGGTCAAGCTGTAAAAGCCAGGATGGGATCGCACTGTCTGTGAGTGGAGCTGATCATGTAGTTCCAGACCACAGAAGCTTAAGCCAGAAATATCGGCCAAGGTCATTTCTCGaaattgttggtcaaaattTTGTCGTACAATCACTTAGTAACGCCATCACAAGGGAAAGAATAGCTCCAGCATATCTGTTCCATGGACCTCGTGGGACTGGGAAAACATCTGCTGCAAGAATATTTTCAGCAGCTTTAAGTTGTACTGCTACTGGAGAGGCCAAGCCCTGTGGGATTTGCACAGAGTGTAATGACTTTTTCACTGGAAATGGAATTAATCTAATTGAGGTTGATGCTACCAACAGAAAAGGCATAAACAGAGTTAGGCACTTGATTGAAAATATACCAGCATCCGCAACTTCTTCACGGTACAAAGTATTCGTTGTTGATGAATGCCATATGGTATCTTCGAAAGTCTGGTCGGCATTTATGAAATTTCTTGATGAGCCATTGCCTCGTGTTGTCTTCATATTTATAACAATAGATCCTGAAAACCTCCCTCGTTCTGTCATATCGCGTTGTCAAAAGTACATGTTTGCCAAGATCAAAGACATTGACATAGTATGCCGATTGAGGAAAATTGCTATGAAGGAGAACCTTGATGTTGAATTGGCCGCTCTAGATTTAATAGCGCTAAATTCAGACGGATCGTTGAGAGATGCAGAGACAATGTTAGATCAACTATGTTTACTAGGGAAGAAGATAACACCATCGCTTGTAAATGATCTG GTTGGGGTTGTGTCCGAGGAGAAACTCCTTGACCTATTGGAGATAGCCATGTCATCAGACACTGCCGAAACAGTCAAAAGGTCAAGAGAGCTGATGGATTCCGGTGTTGATCCAATGGCATTAATGTCACAATTAGCTGGACTCATAATGGACATCATTGCTGGGACCTATAGATTAGCGGATCCTACTTGCGGTGGAGATGGAATTGGTGGTCGAAATA TAACTGATGCTGAGTTGGAAAGATTACAACAAGCATTGAGGATTCTTTCTGATGCTGAAAAACAGATAAGACTCTCAAGTGAGCGTTCGACATGGTTCACTGCAGCTTTACTCCAGCTTGGCTCGGGTCATAATTCAGAAATAACCCAATCTAGAAGCAGCAGTAAGCAAAGCGCTAAAGCAACCAGTGAAACCATGATGGAAGCAGTGAGAGAATCCTCTGCGAGCAGGACTACATCTCATCCTTTATTCGCTTTCCGTGATTCAAAGAAAGCATTGGATCTCAAAACAACCAGCGGGCACTCCAGTCCTCAGGGCCCTTCGTTGTCGTCGAGGATGAAACCCAATGACAACTTTATTTATGGCGAATGTAGGTCTGTTGATAGAGCATTACTGGATTCTGCTCAAACAAGTATTCCTTCTGAACAAAGGAATACAAATAGTGGAATCTCAGATAACCTTACCCGAATTTGGATGAAATGCATAGAGAACTGCCACTCCAAGACATTGCGGCAGCTTCTCTATGATCATGGGAAACTAGCATCTGTCAAAGAATGTGAAG GCACCATTATTACTTTCGTAGCATTTGAGGACAACGATATAAAGTTTCGAGCCCAAAGGTTTGTTAGCAGCATCAGGAACTCAATGGAAACTGTACTGAAATGCAATGTGGAAGTCAGGATTTGTTTAATGCAAGAATTTCTCGCTGGAGGACTACAGCATCAGGTGTATCCAGATGAAACAGGCGAGTCTGATGTTTTGAGTTGCTCAACAAACAGTGAGCGTCTGAAGGGAGTTTTGAACCTGTCAGGTGCTGGTGGTGGACTACAGTCAAGCAACGTTCCCATGATAATCTCTGAAGGAAATTCAGGGATACATAGAACACGAGGGCAGGAGGTTGCTGTTGAACAGTTGAAGACGGCAGCTCTTGATGAGCAAAGGTTAGAGAGTGCATGGCTCCAGACTGCTGAAAAACACACACCTGGTACGTTAAATCAAGCAAGACCGGAGAGAAATCAAGTTCTTCCACAAACTGTGGGTCAGCATCATGGGAGGTCCTCAATGACCACTATTGTTCCCTCGAGGCATGCTGACAAGGATCTGACTAATGAATTGAAAGCCTTAAAGATCAGTGACAGCCATGGTTCCCAGAAATATCAGAATGTACAGACAGAGAATGGTTATGCTATTTCACCAAGCCTCTTGCACAGAAATAACCATTTGGCAAATTGTGACAATGAGAGTGT GGTTTCTGAGTCTGGAGCACCAGGTTGCCATGGGCTCTTCCCATGCTGGAAAactgaaaaaacaaaaagaagaaag GGAAAAGGGCAGACACGGTTGAGCTCATCTTAA
- the LOC101755031 gene encoding uncharacterized protein LOC101755031, whose amino-acid sequence MRCRRRPRLGMGWLRSVLSPLRRLWCRVNAVQRKKRGIYILYDDVKSCQCEDVHVLWSILVESHGLPPPTPMPTPPALSLKR is encoded by the exons ATGAGATGTAGGAGGCGGCCGAGGCTCGGCATGGGGTGGCTCCGGTCCGTGCTCTCCCCGCTCAGGAGGCTCTGGTGCCGCGTCAACGCGGTGCAGCGCAAGA AGAGAGGGATCTACATCCTGTACGACGACGTCAAGTCGTGCCAATGCGAGGACGTGCACGTGCTCTGGTCCATCCTCGTGGAGTCCcacggcctgccgccgccgaccccgatgccgacgccgccggccctgAGCCTGAAGCGGTGA